Proteins encoded within one genomic window of Macaca fascicularis isolate 582-1 chromosome 16, T2T-MFA8v1.1:
- the TMEM94 gene encoding transmembrane protein 94 isoform X23: MDLKEKHLGEPPSALGLSTRKALSVLKEQLEAVLEGHLRERKKCLTWKEVWRSSFLHHSNRCSCFHWPGASLMLLAVLLLLGCCGGQPAGSRGVGLVNASALFLLLLLNLVLIGRQDRLKRREVERRLRGIIDQIQDALRDGREIQWPSAMYPDLHMPFAPSWSLHWAYRDGHLVNLPVSLLVEGDIIALRPGQESFASLRGIKDDEHIVLEPGDLFPPFSPPPSPRGEVERGPQSPQQHRLFRVLETPVIDNIRWCLDMALSRPVTALDNERFTVQSVMLHYAVPVVLAGFLITNALRFIFSAPGVTSWQYTLLQLQVNGVLPILPLLFPVLWVLATACGEARVLAQMSKASPSSLLAKFSEDTLSSYTEAVSSQEMLRCIWGHFLRVLRGTSPTLSHSSSLLHSLGSVTVLCCVDKQGILSWPNPSPETVLFFSGKVEPPHSSHEDLTDGLSTRSFCHPEPHERDALLAGSLNNALHLSSEQERGDWPGEAPKPPEPYSHHRAHGRSKHPSGSNVSFSRDTEGGEEEPSKTQPGMESDPYEAEDFVCDYHLEMLSLSQDQQNPSCIQFDDSNWQLHLTSLKPLGLNVLLNLCNASVTERLCRFSDHLCNIALQESHSAVLPVHVPWGLCELARLIGFTPGAKELFKQENHLALYRLPSAETMKETSLGRLSCVTKRRPPLSHMISLFIKDTTTSTEQMLSHGTADVVLEACTDFWDGADIYPLSGSDRKKVLDFYQRACLSGYCSAFAYKPMNCALSSQLNGKCIELVQVPGQSSIFTMCELPSTIPIKQSARRSSWSSDGIGEVLEKEDCMQALSGQIFMGMVSSQYQARLDIVRLIDGLVNACIRFVYFSLEDELKSKVFAEKMGLETGWNCHISLTPNGDMPGSEIPPSSPSHAGSLHDDLNQVSRDDAEGLLLMEEEGHSDLISFQPTDSDIPSFLEDSNRAKLPRGIHQVRPHLQNIDNVPLLVPLFTDCTPETMCEMIKIMQEYGEVTCCLGSSANLRNSCLFLQSDISIALDPLYPSRCSWETFGYATSTSMAQASDGLSPLQLSGQLNSLPCSLTFRQEETISIIRLIEQARHATYGIRKCFLFLLQCQLTLVVIQFLSCLVQLPPLLSTTDILWLSCFCYPLLSISLLGKPPHSSIMSMATGKNLQSIPKKTQHYFLLCFLLKFSLTISSCLICFGFTLQSFCDSSRARNLTNCSSIMLPSNDDRAPAWFEDFANGLLSAQKLTAALIVLHTVFISITHVHRTKPLWRKSPLTNLWWAVTVPVVLLGQVVQTAVDLQLWTHRDSHVHFGLEDVPLLTWLLGCLSLVLVVVTNEIVKLHEIRVRVRYQKRQKLQFETKLGMNSPF; this comes from the exons ATGGACCTGAAGGAGAAGCACCTG GGCGAGCCTCCCTCGGCCCTGGGCCTGTCCACGCGGAAGGCCCTCAGCGTCCTGAAGGAGCAGCTGGAGGCAGTGCTGGAAGGACATCTCAGGGAGCGGAAGAAGTGTCTGACCTGGAAG GAGGTGTGGAGAAGTAGCTTCCTCCACCACAGTAACCGCTGCTCCTGCTTCCACTGGCCGGGGGCCTCACTCATGCTACTggctgtgctgctgctgctgggctgCTGTGGGGGCCAGCCGGCTGGGAG CCGTGGGGTAGGGCTGGTGAACGCCTCGGCCTTGTTCCTGTTGCTGCTTCTCAACCTTGTGCTCATCGGGCGGCAAGACCGGCTGAAGCGTCGGGAGGTAGAGCGGAGGCTGCGAGGGATCATTGACCAAATCCAAG ATGCCCTCAGGGATGGCAGGGAGATCCAGTGGCCCAGTGCCATGTATCCAGACCTCCACATGCCCTTTGCACCATCCTGGTCCCTGCACTGGGCCTACAGAGATGGACACCTGGTCAACCTGCCAGTCAGCCTGCTGGTTGAAGGAGACATCATAGCTTTGAGGCCTGGCCAGGAATCGTTTGCTTCTCTGAGGGGGATCAAG GATGATGAGCACATTGTCCTGGAGCCAGGAGACCTCTTCCCCCCCTTCTCCCCTCCACCCTCGCCCCGGGGAGAAGTGGAGAGAGGGCCACAGAGCCCCCAGCAGCACCGGCTTTTCCGTGTCCTTGAGACCCCTGTGATTGACAACATCAG GTGGTGCCTGGACATGGCCCTGTCCCGACCAGTCACCGCCCTGGACAATGAGCGGTTCACAGTGCAGTCGGTGATGCTACACTATgctgtgcctgtggtcctg GCCGGCTTCCTCATCACCAATGCCCTGCGCTTCATCTTCAGTGCCCCGGGGGTCACTTCCTGGCAGTACACCCTCCTGCAGCTCCAG GTGAATGGCGTCCTGCCCATCCTCCCCCTGCTCTTTCCAGTCCTCTGGGTTCTGGCAACCGCTTGTGGAGAGGCCCGTGTCCTGGCCCAGATGAGcaaggcctcacccagctccctg CTGGCTAAGTTCTCAGAGGACACTCTCAGCAGCTATACGGAGGCTGTCTCCTCTCAG GAAATGCTGCGCTGCATTTGGGGCCACTTCCTGAGGGTGCTCCGGGGGACGTCGCCAACGCTGAGCCACAGTTCCAGCCTGCTGCACAGCCTGGGCTCCGTCACG GTCCTATGCTGTGTGGACAAACAGGGGATCCTGTCTTGGCCAAATCCCAGCCCAGAGACTGTACTGTTCTTCAGCGGGAAGGTGGAGCCCCCTCACAGCAGCCATGAGGACCTCACCGATGGCCTATCCACCCGCTCCTTCTGCCATCCTGAG CCCCATGAGCGAGACGCCCTCCTGGCTGGCTCCCTGAACAACGCTCTGCACCTTTCCAGCGAGCAGGAGCGTGGCGACTGGCCTGGCGAGGCTCCCAAGCCCCCCGAGCCCTACTCACACCACAGAGCGCACGGCCGCAGCAAACACCCATCTGGCTCCAACGTGAGCTTCAGCAGGGACACCGAGGGTGGCGAAGAAGAGCCCAGCAAG ACCCAGCCCGGGATGGAGAGCGACCCCTACGAAGCAGAGGACTTTGTGTGTGACTACCACCTGGAGATGCTGAGCCTGTCCCAGGACCAGCAGAACCCCTCCTGCATCCAGTTTGATGACTCCAACTGGCAGCTGCACCTCACCTCCCTCAAACCCCTGGGCCTCAACGTGCTGCTGAATCTGTGTAATGCCAGCGTCACCGAGCGCCTGTGCCGATTCTCCGACCACCTGTGCAACATCGCCCTGCAAGAGAGCCACAGTGCCGTGCTGCCCGTGCATGTGCCCTGGGGCCTCTGCGAGCTTGCCCGCCTCATTG GCTTCACTCCTGGGGCCAAGGAGCTCTTCAAGCAGGAGAACCACCTGGCGCTGTACCGCCTCCCCAGTGCTGAGACAATGAAGGAGACATCCCTGGGGCGGCTCTCCTGTGTCACCAAGCGGCGGCCTCCCCTCAGCCACATGATCAGCCTCTTCATTAAAGACACCACCACCA GCACAGAGCAGATGCTGTCCCATGGCACCGCTGATGTGGTCTTAGAAGCCTGCACAGACTTCTGGGACGGAGCTGACATCTACCCTCTCTCGGGATCTGACAG AAAGAAAGTGCTGGACTTCTACCAGCGAGCCTGCCTGTCTGGGTATTGCTCTGCCTTCGCCTACAAGCCCATGAACTGCGCCCTGTCCTCTCAGCTCAATGGCAAGTGCATCGAGCTGGTACAGGTGCCTGGCCAAAGCAGCATCTTCACCATGTGCGAGCTGCCCAGCACCATCCCCATCAAGCAGAGCGCCCGCCGCAGCAGCTGGAGCTCTGACG GGATCGGGGAGGTGCTGGAGAAGGAAGACTGCATGCAGGCCCTGAGCGGCCAGATCTTCATGGGCATGGTGTCCTCCCAGTACCAGGCCCGGCTGGACATCGTACGCCTCATCGACGGGCTCGTCAACGCCTGCATCCGCTTTGTCTACTTCTCTTTGGAGGATGAGCTCAAAAGCAAG GTATTTGCAGAAAAAATGGGCCTGGAGACAGGCTGGAACTGCCACATCTCCCTCACGCCCAATGGTGACATGCCTGGCTCCGAGATCCccccctccagccccagccatgCAGGCTCCCTACACGATGACCTGAATCAGG TGTCCCGAGACGATGCAGAAGGGCTCCTCCTCATGGAGGAGGAGGGCCACTCCGACCTCATCAGCTTCCAGCCTACGGACAGCGACATCCCCAGCTTCCTGGAGGACTCCAACCGG GCTAAGCTGCCCCGGGGTATCCACCAAGTGCGGCCCCACCTGCAGAACATTGACAACGTGCCCCTGCTAGTGCCCCTCTTCACCGACTGTACCCCGGAGA CCATGTGTGAGATGATAAAGATCATGCAAGAGTACGGGGAGGTGACCTGCTGCCTGGGCAGCTCTGCCAACCTGCGGAACAGCTGCCTCTTCCTCCAGAGTGACATCAG CATTGCCCTGGATCCCCTGTACCCATCCCGTTGCTCCTGGGAGACCTTTGGCTACGCCACTAGCACCAGCATGGCCCAGGCCTCGGATGGCCTTTCTCCCCTGCAGCTGTCAGGGCAGCTCAACAGCCTGCCCTGCTCCCTGACCTTTCGCCAGGAGGAGACCATCAGCATCATCCGGCTTATCGAACAG GCTCGGCACGCCACCTATGGCATCCGTAAGTGCTTCCTCTTCCTGCTGCAGTGCCAGCTGACTCTCGTGGTCATCCAG TTCCTTTCTTGCCTGGTCCAGCTGCCGCCACTCCTGAGTACCACTGACATCCTGTGGCTGTCCTGCTTTTGCTACCCTCTGCTCAG CATCTCTCTGCTGGGGAAGCCCCCCCATAGCTCCATCATGTCTATGGCAACAGGAAAAAACCTCCAGTCCATTCCCAAGAAG ACCCAGCACTACTTCCTGCTCTGCTTCCTGCTCAAGTTCAGCCTCACCATCAGCTCGTGCCTCATCTGCTTTGGCTTCACACTGCAGAGCTTCTGTGATAGCTCCCGGGCCCGCAACCTCACCAACTGCTCCTCCATCATGCTGCCCAG CAACGACGACAGGGCTCCAGCCTGGTTTGAGGACTTTGCCAACGGACTGCTGTCGGCTCAGAAGCTCACGGCCGCCCTGATTGTTCTGCACACTG TCTTCATTTCCATCACCCATGTGCATCGCACCAAGCCCCTGTGGAGAAAGAGCCCCTTGACCAACCTCTGGTGGGCCGTGACAGTGCCTGTGGT GCTGCTGGGTCAGGTGGTCCAGACGGCCGTGGACCTGCAGCTCTGGACGCACAGGGACAGCCATGTCCACTTTGGCCTGGAGGACGTGCCCTTGCTGACATGGCTCCTGGGCTGCCTGTCCCTGGTCCTTGTGGTGGTGACCAATGAGATCGTGAAGCTACATGAGATTCG GGTCCGAGTCCGCTACCAGAAGCGACAGAAGCTGCAGTTTGAAACTAAGCTAGGCATGAACTCTCCCTTCTGA
- the TMEM94 gene encoding transmembrane protein 94 isoform X17 — MDLKEKHLGEPPSALGLSTRKALSVLKEQLEAVLEGHLRERKKCLTWKEVWRSSFLHHSNRCSCFHWPGASLMLLAVLLLLGCCGGQPAGSRGVGLVNASALFLLLLLNLVLIGRQDRLKRREVERRLRGIIDQIQDALRDGREIQWPSAMYPDLHMPFAPSWSLHWAYRDGHLVNLPVSLLVEGDIIALRPGQESFASLRGIKDDEHIVLEPGDLFPPFSPPPSPRGEVERGPQSPQQHRLFRVLETPVIDNIRWCLDMALSRPVTALDNERFTVQSVMLHYAVPVVLVNGVLPILPLLFPVLWVLATACGEARVLAQMSKASPSSLLAKFSEDTLSSYTEAVSSQEMLRCIWGHFLRVLRGTSPTLSHSSSLLHSLGSVTVLCCVDKQGILSWPNPSPETVLFFSGKVEPPHSSHEDLTDGLSTRSFCHPEVEEEPHERDALLAGSLNNALHLSSEQERGDWPGEAPKPPEPYSHHRAHGRSKHPSGSNVSFSRDTEGGEEEPSKTQPGMESDPYEAEDFVCDYHLEMLSLSQDQQNPSCIQFDDSNWQLHLTSLKPLGLNVLLNLCNASVTERLCRFSDHLCNIALQESHSAVLPVHVPWGLCELARLIGFTPGAKELFKQENHLALYRLPSAETMKETSLGRLSCVTKRRPPLSHMISLFIKDTTTSTEQMLSHGTADVVLEACTDFWDGADIYPLSGSDRKKVLDFYQRACLSGYCSAFAYKPMNCALSSQLNGKCIELVQVPGQSSIFTMCELPSTIPIKQSARRSSWSSDEGIGEVLEKEDCMQALSGQIFMGMVSSQYQARLDIVRLIDGLVNACIRFVYFSLEDELKSKVFAEKMGLETGWNCHISLTPNGDMPGSEIPPSSPSHAGSLHDDLNQVSRDDAEGLLLMEEEGHSDLISFQPTDSDIPSFLEDSNRAKLPRGIHQVRPHLQNIDNVPLLVPLFTDCTPETMCEMIKIMQEYGEVTCCLGSSANLRNSCLFLQSDISIALDPLYPSRCSWETFGYATSTSMAQASDGLSPLQLSGQLNSLPCSLTFRQEETISIIRLIEQARHATYGIRKCFLFLLQCQLTLVVIQFLSCLVQLPPLLSTTDILWLSCFCYPLLSISLLGKPPHSSIMSMATGKNLQSIPKKTQHYFLLCFLLKFSLTISSCLICFGFTLQSFCDSSRARNLTNCSSIMLPSNDDRAPAWFEDFANGLLSAQKLTAALIVLHTGERAPWEGTDDGGRGAPLWKSDPHIAPLSPVFISITHVHRTKPLWRKSPLTNLWWAVTVPVVLLGQVVQTAVDLQLWTHRDSHVHFGLEDVPLLTWLLGCLSLVLVVVTNEIVKLHEIRVRVRYQKRQKLQFETKLGMNSPF, encoded by the exons ATGGACCTGAAGGAGAAGCACCTG GGCGAGCCTCCCTCGGCCCTGGGCCTGTCCACGCGGAAGGCCCTCAGCGTCCTGAAGGAGCAGCTGGAGGCAGTGCTGGAAGGACATCTCAGGGAGCGGAAGAAGTGTCTGACCTGGAAG GAGGTGTGGAGAAGTAGCTTCCTCCACCACAGTAACCGCTGCTCCTGCTTCCACTGGCCGGGGGCCTCACTCATGCTACTggctgtgctgctgctgctgggctgCTGTGGGGGCCAGCCGGCTGGGAG CCGTGGGGTAGGGCTGGTGAACGCCTCGGCCTTGTTCCTGTTGCTGCTTCTCAACCTTGTGCTCATCGGGCGGCAAGACCGGCTGAAGCGTCGGGAGGTAGAGCGGAGGCTGCGAGGGATCATTGACCAAATCCAAG ATGCCCTCAGGGATGGCAGGGAGATCCAGTGGCCCAGTGCCATGTATCCAGACCTCCACATGCCCTTTGCACCATCCTGGTCCCTGCACTGGGCCTACAGAGATGGACACCTGGTCAACCTGCCAGTCAGCCTGCTGGTTGAAGGAGACATCATAGCTTTGAGGCCTGGCCAGGAATCGTTTGCTTCTCTGAGGGGGATCAAG GATGATGAGCACATTGTCCTGGAGCCAGGAGACCTCTTCCCCCCCTTCTCCCCTCCACCCTCGCCCCGGGGAGAAGTGGAGAGAGGGCCACAGAGCCCCCAGCAGCACCGGCTTTTCCGTGTCCTTGAGACCCCTGTGATTGACAACATCAG GTGGTGCCTGGACATGGCCCTGTCCCGACCAGTCACCGCCCTGGACAATGAGCGGTTCACAGTGCAGTCGGTGATGCTACACTATgctgtgcctgtggtcctg GTGAATGGCGTCCTGCCCATCCTCCCCCTGCTCTTTCCAGTCCTCTGGGTTCTGGCAACCGCTTGTGGAGAGGCCCGTGTCCTGGCCCAGATGAGcaaggcctcacccagctccctg CTGGCTAAGTTCTCAGAGGACACTCTCAGCAGCTATACGGAGGCTGTCTCCTCTCAG GAAATGCTGCGCTGCATTTGGGGCCACTTCCTGAGGGTGCTCCGGGGGACGTCGCCAACGCTGAGCCACAGTTCCAGCCTGCTGCACAGCCTGGGCTCCGTCACG GTCCTATGCTGTGTGGACAAACAGGGGATCCTGTCTTGGCCAAATCCCAGCCCAGAGACTGTACTGTTCTTCAGCGGGAAGGTGGAGCCCCCTCACAGCAGCCATGAGGACCTCACCGATGGCCTATCCACCCGCTCCTTCTGCCATCCTGAGGTAGAGGAGGAG CCCCATGAGCGAGACGCCCTCCTGGCTGGCTCCCTGAACAACGCTCTGCACCTTTCCAGCGAGCAGGAGCGTGGCGACTGGCCTGGCGAGGCTCCCAAGCCCCCCGAGCCCTACTCACACCACAGAGCGCACGGCCGCAGCAAACACCCATCTGGCTCCAACGTGAGCTTCAGCAGGGACACCGAGGGTGGCGAAGAAGAGCCCAGCAAG ACCCAGCCCGGGATGGAGAGCGACCCCTACGAAGCAGAGGACTTTGTGTGTGACTACCACCTGGAGATGCTGAGCCTGTCCCAGGACCAGCAGAACCCCTCCTGCATCCAGTTTGATGACTCCAACTGGCAGCTGCACCTCACCTCCCTCAAACCCCTGGGCCTCAACGTGCTGCTGAATCTGTGTAATGCCAGCGTCACCGAGCGCCTGTGCCGATTCTCCGACCACCTGTGCAACATCGCCCTGCAAGAGAGCCACAGTGCCGTGCTGCCCGTGCATGTGCCCTGGGGCCTCTGCGAGCTTGCCCGCCTCATTG GCTTCACTCCTGGGGCCAAGGAGCTCTTCAAGCAGGAGAACCACCTGGCGCTGTACCGCCTCCCCAGTGCTGAGACAATGAAGGAGACATCCCTGGGGCGGCTCTCCTGTGTCACCAAGCGGCGGCCTCCCCTCAGCCACATGATCAGCCTCTTCATTAAAGACACCACCACCA GCACAGAGCAGATGCTGTCCCATGGCACCGCTGATGTGGTCTTAGAAGCCTGCACAGACTTCTGGGACGGAGCTGACATCTACCCTCTCTCGGGATCTGACAG AAAGAAAGTGCTGGACTTCTACCAGCGAGCCTGCCTGTCTGGGTATTGCTCTGCCTTCGCCTACAAGCCCATGAACTGCGCCCTGTCCTCTCAGCTCAATGGCAAGTGCATCGAGCTGGTACAGGTGCCTGGCCAAAGCAGCATCTTCACCATGTGCGAGCTGCCCAGCACCATCCCCATCAAGCAGAGCGCCCGCCGCAGCAGCTGGAGCTCTGACG AAGGGATCGGGGAGGTGCTGGAGAAGGAAGACTGCATGCAGGCCCTGAGCGGCCAGATCTTCATGGGCATGGTGTCCTCCCAGTACCAGGCCCGGCTGGACATCGTACGCCTCATCGACGGGCTCGTCAACGCCTGCATCCGCTTTGTCTACTTCTCTTTGGAGGATGAGCTCAAAAGCAAG GTATTTGCAGAAAAAATGGGCCTGGAGACAGGCTGGAACTGCCACATCTCCCTCACGCCCAATGGTGACATGCCTGGCTCCGAGATCCccccctccagccccagccatgCAGGCTCCCTACACGATGACCTGAATCAGG TGTCCCGAGACGATGCAGAAGGGCTCCTCCTCATGGAGGAGGAGGGCCACTCCGACCTCATCAGCTTCCAGCCTACGGACAGCGACATCCCCAGCTTCCTGGAGGACTCCAACCGG GCTAAGCTGCCCCGGGGTATCCACCAAGTGCGGCCCCACCTGCAGAACATTGACAACGTGCCCCTGCTAGTGCCCCTCTTCACCGACTGTACCCCGGAGA CCATGTGTGAGATGATAAAGATCATGCAAGAGTACGGGGAGGTGACCTGCTGCCTGGGCAGCTCTGCCAACCTGCGGAACAGCTGCCTCTTCCTCCAGAGTGACATCAG CATTGCCCTGGATCCCCTGTACCCATCCCGTTGCTCCTGGGAGACCTTTGGCTACGCCACTAGCACCAGCATGGCCCAGGCCTCGGATGGCCTTTCTCCCCTGCAGCTGTCAGGGCAGCTCAACAGCCTGCCCTGCTCCCTGACCTTTCGCCAGGAGGAGACCATCAGCATCATCCGGCTTATCGAACAG GCTCGGCACGCCACCTATGGCATCCGTAAGTGCTTCCTCTTCCTGCTGCAGTGCCAGCTGACTCTCGTGGTCATCCAG TTCCTTTCTTGCCTGGTCCAGCTGCCGCCACTCCTGAGTACCACTGACATCCTGTGGCTGTCCTGCTTTTGCTACCCTCTGCTCAG CATCTCTCTGCTGGGGAAGCCCCCCCATAGCTCCATCATGTCTATGGCAACAGGAAAAAACCTCCAGTCCATTCCCAAGAAG ACCCAGCACTACTTCCTGCTCTGCTTCCTGCTCAAGTTCAGCCTCACCATCAGCTCGTGCCTCATCTGCTTTGGCTTCACACTGCAGAGCTTCTGTGATAGCTCCCGGGCCCGCAACCTCACCAACTGCTCCTCCATCATGCTGCCCAG CAACGACGACAGGGCTCCAGCCTGGTTTGAGGACTTTGCCAACGGACTGCTGTCGGCTCAGAAGCTCACGGCCGCCCTGATTGTTCTGCACACTGGTGAGAGGGCTCCCTGGGAGGGCACAGATGATGGTGGGAGAGGAGCTCCACTATGGAAGTCTGACCCCCACATCGCCCCACTTTCCCCAGTCTTCATTTCCATCACCCATGTGCATCGCACCAAGCCCCTGTGGAGAAAGAGCCCCTTGACCAACCTCTGGTGGGCCGTGACAGTGCCTGTGGT GCTGCTGGGTCAGGTGGTCCAGACGGCCGTGGACCTGCAGCTCTGGACGCACAGGGACAGCCATGTCCACTTTGGCCTGGAGGACGTGCCCTTGCTGACATGGCTCCTGGGCTGCCTGTCCCTGGTCCTTGTGGTGGTGACCAATGAGATCGTGAAGCTACATGAGATTCG GGTCCGAGTCCGCTACCAGAAGCGACAGAAGCTGCAGTTTGAAACTAAGCTAGGCATGAACTCTCCCTTCTGA